DNA from Deinococcus reticulitermitis:
TGCTCGCCCGCGACCCCGCGCGGCTGCACCGCCGGGACGACGCCCTCTTCGCGCTGCGCGGCGACGCCCGCTCCCATGAGGATGTCGCCCGGCTGCTGAGCGGCGCGGACGTGGTTCTGAGCACGCTCGGCCCGGTGCGGGGCGAGAGCTCCGGAGTGATGGAGACGGCGGCCCGCACCCTGGTGGACTTGATGACCGAACTCGGCCTCACGCGGCTGATCACCCTGACCGGCGCGGGCGTGCGGCAGCCCGGTGACCGCCCCAAACTCGCTGACCGCCTGATCCGCCGCGCGCTCGCCACCCTGCAAGCCGACGTGCTGCGCGACTCGGAGGCGCATGTGCGCACCGTCACCGTCAGCCCGCTCGACTGGACGGTAGTGCGCGCGCCGATGCTGCGCGACGGCCCGGCTAGGCCCGTGCGCGCCGGGATGGTGGGCGACATCGGCCCCCAGATCAGCCGGGCGAGCGTGGCCGACTTCATGCTGCGCGAGGTGGAGGCCGGGCGCTGGATTCGGCAGGCCCCTGCGATCAGCAATTGACACAGATCATTAGGGGGTCCAGGAGCAGCGGGGGGCGACACATGGTCAGGGGTAGGCGAGGTTTGCGCTGCGCCAAAACGCGGACGCGGGACGCCCCTGCAAGGCCTAGACTTCCGTTATGCGAACCACTGGGGGACCCGGCTTGTAGCGCGGCTCAAGGAACGCGCTACATATGGCAAAACACAGTTGGGAGCGTGCTCGCTGGAAACGGCGGGAAGCGCAGAAACGGCTGGCGATCGGTGGACGCTGGGTGGGTTTTCTGTGGCCGAGCCTCCCACACAACGAGGACGACTGGCGAAGGTCAAGCAGCTACGTTCAACGGCGTTTGGAATGCTCTGTGCATCGCCGCATGAGCGAGGCCACACGGATCAAGCGGCGAGCCGGGCGGGAAATCTGCCGCCTGCATACGCTGCAGAAACGCGACGAGGCCGACAACCTCGACCCGCAGCCCAAGCGTCTCGGGGTGATGTGGGACATCTGGTAGGCCGCACCGCGCCTGCATAACCTTGCATCCCCCTTGTCCTCCGGGGCGTGCCATACTCCCTTTCTGGAATGCCCAAGCGTACTGACCTCCAGACCATCCTGATTCTCGGCAGCGGCCCCATCCAGATCGGGCAGGCGGCCGAGTTCGACTATTCGGGCACGCAGGCGCTCAAGGCGCTGAAAAAAGAGGGGTACCGCGTCGTGCTGGTGAACTCCAACCCGGCGACGATCATGACCGACCCCGACCTCGCGGACGCCACTTACCTGGAGCCGCTGACCCCGGAGTTCGTCCGCAAGGTGATCGAGAAGGAGCGTCCCGACGCCCTGCTGCCCACCCTGGGCGGGCAAACGGCGCTGAACCTGGCGATGGAGCTGAACGCCAACGGCACGCTTGAGCAGTTCGGCGTCGAGCTGATCGGCGCGAACGCCGAGGCCATCCACAAGGGCGAGGACCGCGAGGCGTTCCAGGCCGCGATGAAGAAAATAGGCGTGGAGACGGCGCGGGGAAAGATGGTGCATTCGATGGAGGAAGCCGTCGAGTACCAGGGGGAGATCGGCCTCCCTATCGTCATCCGGCCCTCCTTCACACTGGGCGGCACGGGCGGCGGCATCGCGCACACCTACGAGGACTTCCTGACCATCACGGAAGGCGGCCTGCGGGACAGCCCCGTGAACTCGGTGCTGCTCGAAGAGAGCATCCTGGGCTGGAAGGAATACGAGCTGGAGGTCATGCGCGACCACGCCGACACGGTGGTCATCATCACGAGCATCGAGAACTTCGACCCGATGGGCGTGCACACCGGCGACTCGATCACGGTGGCCCCGGCGCAGACCCTCAGCGACGTGGAGTACCAGCGGCTGCGGGACCAGTCGCTCGCCATCATCCGCGAGATCGGGGTGGATACGGGCGGCTCGAACATCCAGTTCGCGGTGGACCCGCAGAACGGGCGCGTGATCGTGATCGAGATGAACCCGCGCGTCAGCCGCAGTTCAGCGCTGGCGAGCAAGGCGACCGGCTTTCCCATCGCCAAGATCGCCGCCCTGCTCGCGGTGGGCTACCACCTCGACGAGCTGCCGAACGACATCACCCGGAGCACGCCCGCCTCCTTTGAACCCAGCATCGATTACGTGGTGACCAAGATTCCGCGCTTCGCCTTCGAGAAGTTCCCCGGCACCCCTGACGCGCTGGGCACCCAGATGCGCTCCGTGGGCGAGGTGATGGCGATTGGCCGCACCTTCAAGGAAAGCGTGCAGAAGGCGCTGCGGAGTGTGGAAAGCGACGTGCGCGGCGTGTTCGCGGCTATGTCGGACGACGAACTGCGCGGCCTGCTGTACGGCAACCCGCGCCGCCTGGAGGCCGTGCTCGAACTCCTGCGGCGGGGCGAGGGCACGCCCGCCATTCACGACGCGACGAAAATCGACCCCTGGTTCCTCTCCCAACTTCAGGAGATCGTGGACGCCGAGAAGGAAATCCTCCACCTCGGCCCCATTGGCGAGTGGAAGTACGAAATCTGGCGCGAGGTCAAGCGGCTGGGCTTCAGTGACGCGCGGCTGGGCGAACTCGTGGGGCTGGGCGAGCTGGAGGTGCGCGAACTCCGCAAGGCGGCCAAAGCCACCCCGGTCTACAAGACGGTGGACACCTGCGCCGCCGAGTTCGAGGCGTATACGCCCTACCACTACTCGACCTACGAGTGGGAGGACGAGGTCACGCCGACCGACAAGCCCAAAGTCGTGATCCTGGGGAGCGGCCCCAACCGTATCGGGCAGGGGGTGGAGTTCGACTACGCGACCGTCCACGCCGTCTGGGCGCTGCAAGAAGCCGGATACGAGACGATCATGGTCAACTCGAACCCGGAGACGGTGAGCACCGACTACGACACCGCCGACCGCCTGTACTTCGAGCCGCTGACCTTCGAGGACGTGATGAACATCGTCGAGCACGAGAAGCCCGTGGGCGTGATCGTGCAACTCGGCGGGCAGACGCCGCTGAAACTGGCCCGCAAACTGGCCGACGCGGGTGCGCCCATCATCGGCACCAGCCCCGAGACCATCCACGAGGCCGAAGACCGCGCCAGTTTCAACGCCCTGTGCGAACGCCTGGGCCTGCCGCAGCCGAGGGGCAAAGTGGCCGAAACGCCCGCCCAGGCGCGGGAACTCGCCGCCGAACTCGGCTTCCCGCTGATGGCGCGGCCCAGTTACGTCCTCGGCGGCCGGGCCATGCGCACCGTGCGCAGCATGGATGAACTGACCACCTATCTGGACGAGGTGTACGCCGCCGTGGAAGGGCAACCCAGCATCCTCCTCGACCAGTTTCTGGAAGGCGCACTGGAACTCGACGTGGACACCCTCTGCGACGGGGAACGTGCGGTGGTCGCGGGCATCATGGAACACGTGGAAGCCGCCGGGGTGCACAGCGGGGACAGCGCGTGCGTCCTGCCGCCCGTGAACCTGAGCGCCGAACTCACCCAGCGCGTGAAGGCCGACACGGAACGCCTCGCGCTCGCCCTGGGCGTCAAGGGCCTGATGAACGTGCAGTGGGCCGTGAAGGACGGCGTGGCGTACATCCTGGAAGCCAACCCCCGCGCCAGCCGCACCGTGCCGTTCGTATCCAAGGCCGTGAACCACCCACTCGCCAAGAGTGCCGCCCGCATTGCCGCCGGGCAGACGCTGGAGCAGATTGGCCTGCTGGAAACGCCCACGCCGCGCATGTACTCGGTGAAGGAGGTTCACCTGCCGTTCCTGAAATTCAAGGACGTTTCCCCCGTGCTGGGGCCGGAAATGAAAAGCACCGGCGAAAGCATGGGCATAGACAGTGACCCGTACCTGGCGTTCTACCGGGCGCAACTCGGCGCGAAAAACTACCTGCCGCTGGAGGGAACCGCCCTGCTCATCGGGGACGGACTGGACGACGTGGCCGGAATGCTGCAAGGAGCCGGATTGAAAGTTATTCGGGAGCAGAACGGCGACCAGTTGCCTGACCTGCTGATTGACGTGACCGGCTCGGCGTTGCTGCGAACCGCCCTGGAACGCGGCGTGCCGATTGTCAGCACGCGAGAAGGCGCGGAGTGGACGGCACAGGCGATTAAGGCCGCCGTGGGCACGGAGCTGGGTGTGAAGGGATTGCAGGAGTGGGTGGAAGCGTAATATGGTATTAGAAATACGCTTGTGACGTAATTCAAGACGTTATATCCTGTCCTACACTATTTTTTAGGGAGATAAGCCGTGCCAGATACCCATCCTGTCTCTACAGCCCTAGAGGGCTTCCCAAAAACAGCCACGCCTATTCACGTATCACTTTCTAATGAATTGGTCGTTTTGTTATCCGATCAACTTTACCAAACTCCGACTAAAGCGATTGAGGAGTTGGTAGTGAATGCATATGATGCTGGCGCAAAAGAGTGTCGTATTTCTGTGCCAGACATTAACGTGTCTAGTCGAGAGCCATATTCAAACTTTGTCGCAATATTTGATGACGGGATCGGAATGGATGCCGATGGTTTGTCAAATCTGTGGCAAATTGGGCGGAGTTTTAAGAAAACGGAAGAAGTAAGCAGAAGGTTTATTCGAAAACAGATTGGACGATTTGGAATTGGCAAGCTAGCTACCTATACAATAGCCAACAGACTGACCTACATATCGAAGTCCCACGGCAAGACTCTTGCAATGTCGGTCGATTTCTCTGAGTTTCTACCCTCGGAGTCTGGGTCAGTTAGGCCAGTCGAATTACCGGTTAGAGAGATCGTAGATTGGCAGAAGTTTAAAATTACAATTCAGACTCAGCTAGACGCCTGCGGCGTAGGAAGTGAGATAGAAGATGCTGAGTCTTGGACATTGGCAGTTTTGGAGGACTTGAAGCCCGTAAAGTTGAAACGCTTGAAGTACGGAACACTTGAATGGGTATTGCGCACAGCAATGCCACTAGGAATAGACTTCAACCTCTTTTTAAATTCCAATAAAATTGAAAGCTCAAAAGAAGATTATAAAAAGGTTGTTGAATTTAAGATCTCTGATCTTCCCAAAAAACGTCTTGAGAATCTTCAGGAGGCAACTAAAGTTGATTGGACGATTGTTGATCAGGGCTTAAAATCAGAATTCTTCCCCTCGGGAATCTTTGGAACCATTTTTGTCACCGAAAGAACATTAATTGGAAATAAGAGTGAAGATATAGCACGGAGTCATGGGTTTTTTATCAGAGTGAATAAGAGGCTCGTGAATCTAAGCGATCCCCTATTTATTGATCAAGCCCTTATGCATGGAGTCTTTAACCGATTTCGCGCCGACATTGATGTTGATGATCTGAATACGGAAATCAAGGCCAGTAGGGAAAGCTTCGAAGAATCGCAACTCAAAGATATCTTAAAAATCGTACTCAGAGAGATATTCAATGAGGCCAGCGGCAGGTATAATGAGTTCCTGGCAAAGAGCGCCTCTGATGGAAAGAAGATGGAAGGCAAGAAGGAGCTTATAGCTCCACAACTTGTTGAGATTCCCCTAGCCGATACTATTGCGGAACAGAGTGACATTAGCGGCCAGACCGACGCTGATGGAAATTGGTTTTACGTCGGGATCAAGCCAGAAATGGTAAAAGATGAGCTTGTTAAGACTCTTTACTCGTCACGTACGCAAGGATATAAATACAGATACACTGCGAGTGGAGCGACAGAAAGAATTGTTAAGCTTGATCCGATTGATCGTACATTTTGGATAAATTCTGACCACGAGCTCGTTAAAGAATATGCGGAAGGCGCAACAAAATTATTTTTGGAAGATTTTGTAACTGCTGAAACAATGCTTGAAATATACTTAAAGGAAGCTAAGATAGGGACTCATATTATTGGAACGCTCCTTGAAAGACGTGATCAACTACTACGCAGTCTTGTTAAAGATCACGCCTTTTCTTCAAAAAATATCGCCCAATCTTTGCGAGAAGCTGGTTCGGACGAAAGAGAGCTTGAAGTTCTCCTCGTCGTAGCAATGCGAGCGCTTGGCTTCGTCGCCAAGCATATTTCTAATGCCGGAGAACCAGACGGAGTGGCTCGATTTAACGACATACCAAATGGTGAACGCAAAATTACCCTTGAGGCTAAATCTTCGATAGGAACGCCACAACTCTCTGCTTTGGACTTTGCAGGGTTGAGAGAACACATGGTACGTGAGGGCGCTCAGGGTTGCCTCCTCCTAGCGCCTTCCTTTCCTGGAGCAACAAAGCAAGATTCTGCCGTGGACGTAAGAGCAAGTCAGCAGAATATCTCCTGCTGGCATGTAGAAACATTGGCGAAATTTATAGATGCAGCGGATAGCCATCATCTAAATGCTCGTGATCTACTAAATATTGTCCTAAAAGTGTATGAGCCGGACGAAGTCGATAATGCAGTTAATAACCTTATCTCTAGTGAGCGGAGGGACAAGACTGCTCTCTATACTGCGATTATCAGGTCTTTGAAGAGCATGGAGTCGCGTATGACGGATTCACCTAGAAATTCTTCAATGATTACAACCTCTATATCTTTTCAGTCAGGCTTTGAAGACATTAAGCAGAGCGAAGTTGATAACGCCCTGCGTGAACTATCAAACGCAAGTCAAGGCTATATGATTTATACTAAGGAAAATATCATTATCCTAAACGTGTCGGTTGATGAATTGGAAGCACGGTTGCACAACATGACAAAGGGTGACGTAACACCGCGCAGAATAAGCAATTTTAGGGAGAAGGAAAATTAAGACGCCCAGGAAAAACTCAATTATAGTTGGAGATGTGATCGAGCATCTTAAAACGATAAGGGACAATTCGTTTGATCTTTCTGTAACTTCCCCGCCATATAACAAGAGGATTACTACTCGTGGCTGGCTAGTGAGAGATGTAAAGTATAGTCACTCTGATGACGCTATGCCAGAAGAAGACTATCAGAGGTGGCAAATTGAGTTTTTAAATGAAATGTATAGAGTTATGAAACCTGGCGCATCGCTGTTTTATAATCATAAGCTTAGATGGCTTGATGGGAAGTTACACCACCCGTTCACCTGGATTTCTTCTACTGAATGGAATATCCGCCAAGAAATTATATGGGATCGGGGTATCGCTGCCAATATGCGCGGATGGCGATTTTGGCAGCTCGATGAACGCATATATTGGCTTTATAAGCCACAAAAAGATGGTGACGTTGGCAAAGAGCTTCTCTCTAAGCATGCCAAAATGTCATCTATTTGGCGTTTTCCTCCTGAGCCTCGAAAAGAAAACCATCCAGCCCCATTCCCACTTGAGTTACCAGTTAGGATCATCTCATCTATGGAGCTACCAGAAGGGGCGTTGGTTTTCGATCCTTTTAGTGGAACAGGAACATCGCTAGTTGCCGCTAAACTACTTGGGTATTCATATTATGGCATAGACATCTCGCCGGATTATGTCGATTATACAAGAAAGCGGCTCAGAAGAAGCACACAGGAAGCACAGCAATGTAAACAAGAAGTAGCAAAACACTTTGTAAAAAAACCCTTTAAACGACGTAAGGAAGAGGGGCAAACGAAGTGGCCCTATCGAGATTTAAGCGAGGATGCTAAGTGAGTTAACTCAAGCCTCTCCTTTGGCGATGAAAAGCGGGGCGGGGGTAGCGGGCGAAGGGGGAAGGTGGGGAGACGAGGTGGCTCGGCTCCCCGCCCCTTTATAAGGCCAGGTGCAGGCGGATTCTGGCGTCCAGTTCGGTCATCAGCTCTTCAGGAACTTGCCCCAGGCGCTTGCCGATTCGGCTGACGGCAATGCAGGTGATGAGTTCCGTCTGGGCTTTGCTGTCCAGATTTAGACCGGTGCGCTCGGTGGGCAGCAGAAGCTGAAAGTCATATACGGTGTTCAGGTTGCTCGTGAGTGGAACCACCGTCAGGGCATCCGCTTTGGCGTTGGCGACATTGTTGGTGATGACCACAGCGGGGCGTTTGAAGTCCGGCTCACCAGCGCGGGCGGGGCCGAAATGGGTCAGAAAAATGTCGCCGCGCCGGATGAGTCCTACAGCCATTCGCTACCGTCGCTGGGTTCCAGTCCGTCGGTGTTGCCTTCCAGAAAGAGGGCGCGTTCGGGGTCGTTCTCACGGGCGAGTGCGGTGTATTGCTCGGCCAGTTCCCGTTCCCTGAGGGCTTGAACGGCTTTCACGAAGGCTTCGCTGCGGCTTTCCAGTCCGTGCGTTTGCTGGTAGGCCTTGATGTAACGGGCGATATCGGGCGGCAGGCTGATGGTCATGCGTTCGGCGTTCTGGTGAGTCATGCCCTCATACTAACATTCATACGTTCTGGCTTACGCGAATCGAATTCGGGCTCAAGCCTCTGCTTTGGCGGGGAAAAGCGGGGCGGGGTGGGGGAAAGCCGAATGGGCGTGGGCTGCACGACCTGCACACCCTATTCTTCTGCCTAACCTTGTAAAATTCAGGCATGACCACGACTCCTGCCTATCATTTGAAAATCCAGGCACAAGGGCGAGTTGTTGTCCCCACAGACGTTCGCGCTGACCTTGGTGTGCAGGAGGGCGACGAACTGATCCTGCTCAGGGACGAGCACGGCTACAGGCTGACCAGTCGGCGCCTGCTTGTTCTGGAACTTCAGGGCAGCCTCAGGAAAACGGGTGCGGCAGCCGAACGGGACCTGACTCAGGAGTTACTGGATGACCGCCGAGCAGAAGCCGCCAGCAAGGGCTGGTGAACGGTGCTGCTCGATGCCAGTGCCCTTCTGGCCTACTTGACCAATGAGCCAGGGACCGACGAAGTTCGCGCCGTCCTGCTGGAAGGCCCGTGTTGGATCAGCAGCGTGACCCTGACCGAAGCCGAGGGCAAACTGGTCGGGCGCGGCGACTTCACGCATGGGCAGGTTCAGGACAAGTACAGCGCCCTGCTTGCTCTGGTTCGGGAAGAGCCTTTTGATTCTGTTTGCCGGGCAAGAGCAGCGTTCTACTACGCCCGCAAGTCGGCCTACAACCTGAGCCTGGGAGACGCGGCCTGCCTGGGAACGGCGGAGGCGCTGGGCCTGGACGTGCTCACCGCCGAGCGGGGCTGGGCCAAGGTTCCCGATCTACCCTTCAAGGTGCATCTGATTCGGTAATCCTTCTCCTCGCCCCAGTGCGGGCCGCAGCCCCAGGCGGGGGTTGAGCGGGGCTGGGCAGGGTCGGGAACGGCTACGGCTGCCGATTTCCTCGTTTACTCCCCACAGTTCTACACATGTACTTGTGTAAGCATCGGCTATGGCGACGAACCTGCAAATTGATCCTGAGCTATTGGAACGTGCTCTCAAGATCGGCGGTCACCGTACCAAACGGGAGACGGTGAACGAGGCGCTAGCGGAGTACGTGCGCCACCGCGAACAGCTCAGGATTCTGGACCTGTTCGGAACGGTGGACCCGGCAGATATGGCGAGCGACGAGGAGATGCGGGCGCAGCGGAAGCGTTCATGAGGGTCAGGGGCTCGTGAGGGTGATCGTTGACAGCAACATCTGGTCAGAGGCGTTCAGAAAGCACACGGACGACCCCTCGCCAGAGTTACGGATGCTGACTGATCTGGTGCGCGAAGGCCGGGTCCAGATGCTCGGCTGTATCCGTCAGGAGGTCCTCCAGGGTCTGCGAGGGCAGGAGGTCTTTGAACGAATTCGCCAGAGCTTACGCGCACTCCCAGACCGGGAAGCGTCCTTTCTCGAATACGAGCTAGCGGCAGAGTTCTTCAACATCTGCCGGGGCAAGGGTATTCAGGGAAGCAGCACGGATTTTCTGATCGCGGCTTGCAGCGTGGCCTGGGGACTGCCCCTCTTGACGAAGGACAAGGATTTCGGGCGGTACGCCGAGCACATCCCACTGAGGCTGGTGCGGGTTTAGCCCCTGCTCTTGCCGCAGCATGGGCCGCAGCGACGAGCGGTGGAGATGGTCTGTCTGGGGTAGAGGAAAGGCGAGGCTACGGCTGCCACACCTGACCGGGCATGACCTGTTCAGCCACCGCTCGCAGCCGCAGATCGAAGGTCATGAACTGCACGCCCAGCGGGGAGACGGCCTGGGCAGCGGCGAGGTGAACGGCGTCGTAGGCCCGCAGGGCGTGGGCCTGGGAGAGATCGGCGGCGTCCTGCAACAGTTCCTCGTCCATGGCAACATGCTGGAAGGTCGGCCAATCGCTCCTGAATGCCTCAAGGGCCGTCTGGTACGCGCGACCGCTTAGCAGTTTCCGAGTCCGCCGCCCGGTGAAGGCCGAAACCATCTCCACGTGGGTGATGACGTGGCAGATCACGCCGTATGCCTGTTCCTTGAGGGCAATGACCTGTTCATAGTCCGGTTCGCGGGTGTAGAGGCGAAGCAGGGCGGAAGTGTCCAGGTAAAGCAGGCTCAAAGCGAAGGCCCCAGCAGATCGGGCAACAGGTCCTCGACAGGCGGATCGCTCACGGGGACGGGCTCGGCCAGCCCCTTGGGCTTCAGTCCCCAGGGTTCGCCCCCCAGCAGCCGCAGGGCGCGTTCACGGGCCGCCTGCTCGGCCTCGTCGGGCTCGTCCACGACTTGCAGGATGTCGCCCACATCGGCCTTGATTCCTAGGCGCCGCAGGCCCGTCACCAGGTCCACGAGCGTGCCTAGCTCGACCCGTTCTATGCGAGCCCGGAAGAGGGCGTTGACCGTAGCTGGGCGCATTCCAGCGGCCTCGGCCAGTTGCTTCTGGCTGATGTTGTGACGCCGCAGAAGCTCAGCGAGGCCGATGTGCATCTGTGCGGTCATGGTTCCCCCCTGGCGAAAGGGTAACACCTCTAAGAGTAAGGGGGAGGTAAAAGAATTCCAATAACCTCGGCCCGGAGCGCAGCGTCACGCACAGGGGGTGCGTCCTCCCCTACCCCAGCCCCGGCAGCAGCGTCACCACCGCCGCGATGGTGAGCACGCTTCCCAGGGTGCTCAAGGTGGCGATGCCGGCGACGGTGTCGGTGTCGGCGCCGTACTCGCGGGCGAGCAGCAGGGCGTTGACGGCGGTGGGCATGCTCGCCGAGAGGACGAGCACCTGCACGTTCAGCGCGCTCAGGCCCAGCCCGCGCCCGACGGCGTAGGCGATCAGGGGTCCCCCGATCAGCCGCGCCGCCGTGCCGAGCCACAGCGCACGGCTCAGCCGGGGCCAGCCGCCCGCGCCGAGGTGCAGCCCGAGCGCGAGCAGCACCATCGGCAACGTCGCCTGGGCGAGCAGCGACACCCCGCGCGTCAGGCCCTCGGGGAGCGTGACGCCGAGGAAACGCAGCACAATGGCGAGCACAGCCACCCAGATCGCCGGCAGCCGGACCATCCCGCGCAGGGCCGAGGCCGGATTCGAGCCCGCGCGCCCGAGGGTGTAGACGGCGGGGCCGAAGAGGTACATCCCGATAAAGGACGCGAGGAACAGCACCGTCGCCCGCTCGAAGCCCGCCTGCCCGAAGGCAAAGAGCGCGATGGGCAGGCCCATGTTGCCGCTGTTCCAGATGCCCACGCCCGCGCTCAGGCTGCGCCGCTCGGCGGCGGGGCGGCCCCAGCCGGCGAGCGCCCCGAGGCACAGGCACAGGATCAGGGTGAGCAGGTACGCCGCGCCGAGGTGCAGGGCTTCGGCGGCCTGCACGGGCGTTTTCAGGATCACGTCGAGGATCAGCGCGGGCGAGAGCAGATACAGCGTGAGGCGCGAGACGCTGGCCTGATCGATCGGAAAAC
Protein-coding regions in this window:
- a CDS encoding NAD(P)-dependent oxidoreductase, which codes for MTSSEQTPTKPTLAVLGGTGRTGRLLIDQALVRGYPLRVLARDPARLHRRDDALFALRGDARSHEDVARLLSGADVVLSTLGPVRGESSGVMETAARTLVDLMTELGLTRLITLTGAGVRQPGDRPKLADRLIRRALATLQADVLRDSEAHVRTVTVSPLDWTVVRAPMLRDGPARPVRAGMVGDIGPQISRASVADFMLREVEAGRWIRQAPAISN
- the carB gene encoding carbamoyl-phosphate synthase large subunit, encoding MPKRTDLQTILILGSGPIQIGQAAEFDYSGTQALKALKKEGYRVVLVNSNPATIMTDPDLADATYLEPLTPEFVRKVIEKERPDALLPTLGGQTALNLAMELNANGTLEQFGVELIGANAEAIHKGEDREAFQAAMKKIGVETARGKMVHSMEEAVEYQGEIGLPIVIRPSFTLGGTGGGIAHTYEDFLTITEGGLRDSPVNSVLLEESILGWKEYELEVMRDHADTVVIITSIENFDPMGVHTGDSITVAPAQTLSDVEYQRLRDQSLAIIREIGVDTGGSNIQFAVDPQNGRVIVIEMNPRVSRSSALASKATGFPIAKIAALLAVGYHLDELPNDITRSTPASFEPSIDYVVTKIPRFAFEKFPGTPDALGTQMRSVGEVMAIGRTFKESVQKALRSVESDVRGVFAAMSDDELRGLLYGNPRRLEAVLELLRRGEGTPAIHDATKIDPWFLSQLQEIVDAEKEILHLGPIGEWKYEIWREVKRLGFSDARLGELVGLGELEVRELRKAAKATPVYKTVDTCAAEFEAYTPYHYSTYEWEDEVTPTDKPKVVILGSGPNRIGQGVEFDYATVHAVWALQEAGYETIMVNSNPETVSTDYDTADRLYFEPLTFEDVMNIVEHEKPVGVIVQLGGQTPLKLARKLADAGAPIIGTSPETIHEAEDRASFNALCERLGLPQPRGKVAETPAQARELAAELGFPLMARPSYVLGGRAMRTVRSMDELTTYLDEVYAAVEGQPSILLDQFLEGALELDVDTLCDGERAVVAGIMEHVEAAGVHSGDSACVLPPVNLSAELTQRVKADTERLALALGVKGLMNVQWAVKDGVAYILEANPRASRTVPFVSKAVNHPLAKSAARIAAGQTLEQIGLLETPTPRMYSVKEVHLPFLKFKDVSPVLGPEMKSTGESMGIDSDPYLAFYRAQLGAKNYLPLEGTALLIGDGLDDVAGMLQGAGLKVIREQNGDQLPDLLIDVTGSALLRTALERGVPIVSTREGAEWTAQAIKAAVGTELGVKGLQEWVEA
- a CDS encoding ATP-binding protein is translated as MPDTHPVSTALEGFPKTATPIHVSLSNELVVLLSDQLYQTPTKAIEELVVNAYDAGAKECRISVPDINVSSREPYSNFVAIFDDGIGMDADGLSNLWQIGRSFKKTEEVSRRFIRKQIGRFGIGKLATYTIANRLTYISKSHGKTLAMSVDFSEFLPSESGSVRPVELPVREIVDWQKFKITIQTQLDACGVGSEIEDAESWTLAVLEDLKPVKLKRLKYGTLEWVLRTAMPLGIDFNLFLNSNKIESSKEDYKKVVEFKISDLPKKRLENLQEATKVDWTIVDQGLKSEFFPSGIFGTIFVTERTLIGNKSEDIARSHGFFIRVNKRLVNLSDPLFIDQALMHGVFNRFRADIDVDDLNTEIKASRESFEESQLKDILKIVLREIFNEASGRYNEFLAKSASDGKKMEGKKELIAPQLVEIPLADTIAEQSDISGQTDADGNWFYVGIKPEMVKDELVKTLYSSRTQGYKYRYTASGATERIVKLDPIDRTFWINSDHELVKEYAEGATKLFLEDFVTAETMLEIYLKEAKIGTHIIGTLLERRDQLLRSLVKDHAFSSKNIAQSLREAGSDERELEVLLVVAMRALGFVAKHISNAGEPDGVARFNDIPNGERKITLEAKSSIGTPQLSALDFAGLREHMVREGAQGCLLLAPSFPGATKQDSAVDVRASQQNISCWHVETLAKFIDAADSHHLNARDLLNIVLKVYEPDEVDNAVNNLISSERRDKTALYTAIIRSLKSMESRMTDSPRNSSMITTSISFQSGFEDIKQSEVDNALRELSNASQGYMIYTKENIIILNVSVDELEARLHNMTKGDVTPRRISNFREKEN
- a CDS encoding DNA-methyltransferase, which produces MIEHLKTIRDNSFDLSVTSPPYNKRITTRGWLVRDVKYSHSDDAMPEEDYQRWQIEFLNEMYRVMKPGASLFYNHKLRWLDGKLHHPFTWISSTEWNIRQEIIWDRGIAANMRGWRFWQLDERIYWLYKPQKDGDVGKELLSKHAKMSSIWRFPPEPRKENHPAPFPLELPVRIISSMELPEGALVFDPFSGTGTSLVAAKLLGYSYYGIDISPDYVDYTRKRLRRSTQEAQQCKQEVAKHFVKKPFKRRKEEGQTKWPYRDLSEDAK
- a CDS encoding type II toxin-antitoxin system PemK/MazF family toxin, translated to MAVGLIRRGDIFLTHFGPARAGEPDFKRPAVVITNNVANAKADALTVVPLTSNLNTVYDFQLLLPTERTGLNLDSKAQTELITCIAVSRIGKRLGQVPEELMTELDARIRLHLAL
- a CDS encoding ribbon-helix-helix domain-containing protein is translated as MTHQNAERMTISLPPDIARYIKAYQQTHGLESRSEAFVKAVQALRERELAEQYTALARENDPERALFLEGNTDGLEPSDGSEWL
- a CDS encoding AbrB/MazE/SpoVT family DNA-binding domain-containing protein; this translates as MTTTPAYHLKIQAQGRVVVPTDVRADLGVQEGDELILLRDEHGYRLTSRRLLVLELQGSLRKTGAAAERDLTQELLDDRRAEAASKGW
- a CDS encoding PIN domain-containing protein — encoded protein: MLLDASALLAYLTNEPGTDEVRAVLLEGPCWISSVTLTEAEGKLVGRGDFTHGQVQDKYSALLALVREEPFDSVCRARAAFYYARKSAYNLSLGDAACLGTAEALGLDVLTAERGWAKVPDLPFKVHLIR
- a CDS encoding type II toxin-antitoxin system VapB family antitoxin, with the protein product MATNLQIDPELLERALKIGGHRTKRETVNEALAEYVRHREQLRILDLFGTVDPADMASDEEMRAQRKRS
- the vapC gene encoding type II toxin-antitoxin system VapC family toxin, with the protein product MIVDSNIWSEAFRKHTDDPSPELRMLTDLVREGRVQMLGCIRQEVLQGLRGQEVFERIRQSLRALPDREASFLEYELAAEFFNICRGKGIQGSSTDFLIAACSVAWGLPLLTKDKDFGRYAEHIPLRLVRV
- a CDS encoding type II toxin-antitoxin system VapC family toxin, whose product is MSLLYLDTSALLRLYTREPDYEQVIALKEQAYGVICHVITHVEMVSAFTGRRTRKLLSGRAYQTALEAFRSDWPTFQHVAMDEELLQDAADLSQAHALRAYDAVHLAAAQAVSPLGVQFMTFDLRLRAVAEQVMPGQVWQP
- a CDS encoding helix-turn-helix domain-containing protein → MTAQMHIGLAELLRRHNISQKQLAEAAGMRPATVNALFRARIERVELGTLVDLVTGLRRLGIKADVGDILQVVDEPDEAEQAARERALRLLGGEPWGLKPKGLAEPVPVSDPPVEDLLPDLLGPSL